A window of the Polaribacter sp. HaHaR_3_91 genome harbors these coding sequences:
- a CDS encoding thioredoxin family protein, whose amino-acid sequence MARAESNEFKNGTIAPDFTLLNTVDNSFVSLNEAKGEKGTVIMFICNHCPFVIHVNSELVKMANEYQQKGINFIAISANDVENYPQDSPELMKQLAKDENYPFPYLYDETQEVAKAYDAACTPDFYVFDKDLKAVYHGQLDNSRPGNGKPVTGIDLRNSLDNLLENKPTLENQKPSMGCGIKWK is encoded by the coding sequence ATGGCAAGAGCAGAATCGAACGAGTTTAAAAACGGAACAATAGCACCTGATTTTACTTTATTAAATACAGTTGATAACTCTTTTGTTTCTTTAAACGAAGCAAAAGGAGAAAAAGGAACAGTAATTATGTTTATTTGTAATCATTGTCCGTTTGTAATTCATGTAAATAGTGAGTTGGTAAAAATGGCAAACGAGTATCAACAAAAAGGAATTAACTTTATTGCGATAAGTGCTAATGATGTTGAGAATTATCCACAAGATTCGCCTGAATTGATGAAGCAACTTGCTAAGGATGAAAACTATCCTTTTCCGTATTTATATGATGAAACGCAGGAAGTAGCAAAAGCGTATGATGCTGCATGTACACCCGATTTTTATGTTTTTGATAAAGATTTAAAAGCTGTTTATCACGGACAATTAGACAATTCTAGACCAGGAAACGGAAAACCGGTAACAGGAATTGATTTACGTAATTCTCTTGATAATTTATTAGAAAATAAACCCACTTTAGAAAACCAAAAACCAAGTATGGGGTGTGGTATTAAATGGAAATAG
- a CDS encoding sensor histidine kinase, translating to MQKELILVLKKIPIHFLCWMIVWFFFKSFFSVGSSNKAFLFWFSSLLSIVTLIIAYVFVYDLIPKYLLKKQYKKFVLYTIYSGVFVATTILMIEVVGFVFYFNLEFKKMPALTTNPAVILVCIFFIVILASGLKILKSNYKSLDEKKTLENKFLQTKLELKEQELKFLKMQIHPHFLFNSLNTIYGFAIAKADEAPEMILKLSNLLDYILYQVEKPKVPLVEEIHHLEDYVSLEKMRFHDTLKVNFSKDKLNDPLQIPPMLLIPFVENSFKHGVIIDGVLNVDIRLKTANNCLFFEIENSSKRKEETNTGIGLPNIRKRLEMLYPGKYQLEIIENNDTFKVHLKIEF from the coding sequence ATGCAAAAAGAACTGATATTAGTCTTAAAAAAAATACCAATACATTTTTTATGTTGGATGATTGTTTGGTTTTTCTTCAAAAGTTTTTTTAGTGTAGGTTCATCAAACAAAGCTTTTTTATTTTGGTTTTCTTCTCTTTTAAGTATTGTAACATTAATTATTGCGTATGTTTTTGTATATGATTTAATTCCTAAATATTTATTAAAAAAACAATATAAGAAATTTGTTCTTTATACTATTTATTCAGGTGTTTTTGTCGCTACAACTATTTTAATGATAGAAGTAGTGGGGTTTGTGTTTTATTTTAATTTAGAATTTAAAAAAATGCCAGCATTAACTACAAATCCTGCTGTAATTTTGGTTTGTATTTTTTTTATTGTGATTTTGGCAAGCGGATTAAAAATATTAAAAAGTAATTATAAGTCTTTAGATGAAAAAAAGACTTTAGAAAATAAATTTTTACAAACTAAGTTAGAGTTAAAAGAACAAGAGTTAAAGTTCTTAAAAATGCAAATTCATCCACATTTTTTATTTAACTCTTTAAACACAATTTATGGTTTTGCAATCGCTAAAGCGGATGAAGCACCAGAAATGATTTTAAAATTATCTAATTTATTAGATTATATTCTATATCAAGTAGAAAAGCCAAAAGTGCCGTTAGTAGAAGAGATACATCATTTGGAAGATTATGTTTCATTAGAGAAAATGCGTTTTCATGATACTTTAAAAGTGAATTTCAGTAAAGATAAACTGAACGATCCTCTTCAAATTCCGCCAATGTTATTAATTCCTTTTGTAGAAAATAGTTTTAAGCATGGTGTAATTATTGACGGAGTTTTAAATGTTGATATTCGTCTAAAAACAGCAAATAATTGTTTGTTTTTTGAGATTGAAAATTCATCCAAAAGAAAAGAAGAAACGAATACTGGAATTGGACTTCCGAACATTAGAAAACGTTTAGAAATGTTGTATCCAGGCAAATATCAATTAGAAATAATTGAAAATAATGATACTTTTAAAGTACATTTAAAAATTGAGTTTTAA
- a CDS encoding toxin-antitoxin system YwqK family antitoxin produces the protein MKAFIKLLSILIFFLTITISAQKTTWLDADLKETNKVKSYYYKVVPTDGNEVKYYYKSGNIFRKIGYSEGKYDGVFSEFYETGELRTSGIYANGLEEGVWKTYYKNGKNKEKGKYTKGEKVGVWKTFYKNF, from the coding sequence ATGAAAGCTTTTATAAAGTTACTATCAATTTTAATTTTCTTTTTAACAATAACCATTTCTGCTCAAAAAACTACGTGGTTAGATGCAGACTTAAAGGAAACAAATAAAGTTAAATCATATTATTACAAAGTAGTTCCTACTGATGGTAACGAAGTAAAGTATTACTACAAAAGCGGTAATATTTTTAGAAAAATAGGCTATTCTGAAGGGAAGTATGATGGCGTTTTTTCTGAGTTTTATGAAACAGGCGAGTTAAGAACATCTGGAATTTATGCAAATGGGTTAGAAGAAGGTGTTTGGAAAACGTATTATAAGAATGGAAAAAATAAAGAAAAAGGGAAATATACAAAAGGAGAAAAAGTTGGCGTTTGGAAAACTTTTTACAAGAATTTTTAA
- a CDS encoding thiamine diphosphokinase, with protein sequence MHTKKVFLLLNGEPPIAIPNLEEYEIICATDGAYQFLEKNKIKPDFISGDFDSIKNLPKDIEVIHTPNQDFTDFDKILQILFDKSFKNVDVFGASGKEQDHFLGNLHTAIQWKNKLNLTFFDNHSRYFLADKNTEILNSVDKTISLVPFPKAKNICTLGLQYPLDKEDLVFGERIGTRNKAITNDIKITFESGELFIFINH encoded by the coding sequence ATGCATACAAAAAAAGTTTTTCTACTTCTAAACGGAGAACCTCCAATAGCAATTCCTAATTTGGAGGAATACGAAATTATTTGTGCTACAGATGGCGCTTATCAATTTTTAGAAAAAAATAAAATAAAACCCGATTTTATTAGCGGCGATTTTGATTCAATAAAAAACCTACCAAAAGATATTGAAGTAATTCATACTCCGAATCAAGATTTTACAGATTTTGATAAAATCCTTCAGATTCTATTTGATAAAAGTTTTAAAAACGTTGATGTTTTTGGTGCCAGCGGAAAAGAACAAGACCATTTTTTAGGAAATTTGCACACCGCCATTCAGTGGAAAAACAAATTAAACCTTACTTTTTTCGATAATCATAGTCGTTATTTTTTAGCGGATAAAAATACTGAAATCTTAAATTCTGTTGATAAAACAATTTCATTAGTTCCTTTCCCAAAAGCAAAAAACATTTGCACTTTAGGATTGCAATATCCTTTAGATAAGGAAGATTTAGTTTTCGGAGAAAGAATTGGCACAAGAAATAAAGCAATTACAAACGATATAAAAATTACTTTTGAAAGCGGAGAATTATTCATTTTCATCAACCATTAA
- a CDS encoding geranylgeranylglycerol-phosphate geranylgeranyltransferase, protein MPSFKVKRIIFKLLSLVSVIRGYNILVLVLAQYLAAIFVFSPTKSLRTIVFDADLLYIVLASICVVASGYIINNFYDAKVDRINRPLKTGLDNYVKQSTKLKLYFTLNFLGFIFGYLISVRAALFFAIYIFAIWFYSHKLKKYPFTGLVSATILTILPFFAVFVYFQNFSKIIFVHAIFLFLVIMVRELLKDLQSMKGAIVNDYDTFPVFYGEVRTKKLSIFLLFLTLFPIVVLFSYPALSYMRYYFYFALFVLVFLGFYLWNSSETKHYRLMHNVLKVLLLIGVFSLIFIKPELIVEKVIDRLN, encoded by the coding sequence ATGCCTAGTTTTAAAGTCAAAAGAATTATTTTTAAACTTTTAAGCTTAGTTTCTGTAATCAGGGGGTATAATATTCTTGTTTTAGTTTTAGCGCAATACTTAGCGGCTATTTTTGTTTTTTCGCCTACAAAATCTCTCAGAACAATTGTTTTTGATGCAGACTTGTTATACATTGTTTTAGCAAGTATATGTGTGGTGGCGTCTGGTTATATTATTAATAATTTTTATGATGCAAAGGTAGATCGCATAAATAGACCATTAAAAACGGGCTTAGATAATTATGTAAAACAGTCTACGAAGTTAAAGCTTTATTTTACTTTAAATTTTTTAGGTTTTATTTTTGGTTACCTAATATCTGTTAGAGCAGCTTTGTTTTTTGCTATTTATATATTTGCTATTTGGTTTTACTCTCACAAGCTTAAGAAGTATCCTTTTACAGGTTTAGTTTCTGCTACTATACTTACCATTTTGCCTTTTTTTGCTGTATTTGTGTATTTTCAGAACTTTTCTAAAATCATTTTTGTTCATGCAATTTTCTTGTTTCTAGTAATAATGGTTAGAGAGTTGTTGAAAGATTTGCAGAGTATGAAGGGAGCAATTGTGAATGATTACGATACTTTTCCTGTTTTTTATGGAGAGGTAAGAACAAAGAAATTATCAATATTCTTATTGTTTTTAACGTTGTTTCCTATTGTAGTTTTGTTTAGTTATCCAGCTTTAAGCTACATGAGATATTATTTTTACTTTGCTTTATTTGTTCTTGTTTTTTTAGGCTTTTATTTATGGAATTCTTCCGAAACGAAACATTATAGATTAATGCATAACGTTTTGAAAGTGTTGCTTTTAATAGGAGTTTTCTCTTTAATTTTTATAAAGCCTGAACTAATTGTAGAAAAAGTAATAGACCGATTGAATTAA
- a CDS encoding sulfatase, translating to MKLIKYVAFTFLVLLAISSCKKTSEKVVINDVKSQQPNIIWLMAEDMSTDLEIYGMPNVKTPYLNKMASEGIRFDNAFVTNPICSPSRSAMMIGTHQVKTNSQHHRSNRKVPLDSIYKPFTKLLRDVGYTTILGHHGVMKKGRKTDVNFKSKPIGKWDGKTEFGLFDKYDTFTKEDQPFFAQIQLDVTHRGDWWDDVREKSKHPVDAKTVTLPPYMADDPAIRLDWAKYLDQIEYMDNEVGMIFNELEDKGMANNTIVIFIGDNGRCNIRGKGYLQDTGLRIPFILYYPKHFKGGQVRKDVVSSTDITATIVDFAGIEVPDYMTGKPIFKKDFEREFVYGTRDLWDEIEEKSKAVISEDWSYIKNEKPEIPYDAQQAYLEFYRPAVHVMRKLYKEGKLNDAQKPFFEATKPKEELYNLKEDPHQLNNLASNKKYKEILEKLRVKTLEFEKAMTPDNIVYNPAPVPGLAFVKWFEKEHPKVHQQMKEGVEVGYKKYSKAYKEYLKKSNSK from the coding sequence ATGAAATTAATAAAATATGTAGCTTTTACTTTTTTAGTGCTTCTTGCAATATCATCTTGTAAAAAAACATCAGAAAAAGTGGTTATAAATGATGTTAAGAGTCAGCAACCTAATATTATTTGGTTAATGGCAGAAGATATGAGTACCGATTTGGAAATCTATGGAATGCCAAACGTAAAAACGCCATATTTAAATAAAATGGCATCAGAAGGTATTCGTTTTGATAATGCTTTTGTAACCAATCCAATATGTTCGCCAAGTAGATCTGCAATGATGATTGGTACACATCAAGTTAAAACAAACTCACAGCATCATAGAAGTAATAGAAAGGTACCTCTAGATTCTATATATAAACCGTTTACAAAATTGTTAAGAGATGTAGGTTATACTACAATATTAGGTCATCATGGAGTGATGAAAAAAGGAAGGAAGACAGATGTTAATTTTAAAAGTAAGCCTATTGGGAAATGGGATGGAAAAACGGAGTTTGGTTTGTTTGATAAATATGATACGTTTACAAAAGAAGATCAACCTTTTTTTGCTCAGATACAATTAGATGTTACACATAGGGGAGATTGGTGGGATGACGTTAGAGAGAAGTCTAAACATCCTGTAGATGCTAAGACAGTAACGTTACCTCCATATATGGCAGATGATCCTGCGATACGATTGGATTGGGCTAAGTATTTAGACCAAATCGAATATATGGATAATGAAGTTGGAATGATTTTTAATGAATTAGAAGACAAGGGAATGGCGAACAACACAATTGTAATCTTTATTGGAGATAATGGTCGTTGTAATATCCGAGGAAAGGGGTATTTACAAGATACTGGGTTAAGAATTCCTTTTATACTGTATTATCCGAAGCATTTTAAAGGTGGTCAAGTTAGAAAAGATGTGGTTTCATCAACAGATATTACTGCTACAATTGTAGATTTTGCAGGGATTGAAGTTCCTGATTATATGACCGGAAAACCAATTTTTAAGAAAGACTTTGAGAGGGAATTTGTTTATGGTACAAGAGATTTATGGGACGAAATTGAAGAAAAGTCTAAAGCTGTAATTTCTGAAGATTGGTCTTATATTAAAAATGAGAAACCAGAGATTCCTTATGATGCACAACAAGCTTATTTAGAGTTTTACAGACCTGCTGTACATGTGATGAGAAAACTGTATAAAGAAGGTAAATTAAATGACGCTCAAAAACCATTTTTTGAAGCAACAAAACCTAAAGAGGAGTTGTATAATTTAAAAGAAGATCCACATCAGTTAAATAACTTAGCTTCTAATAAAAAATACAAAGAGATATTAGAAAAGCTACGTGTAAAAACATTAGAATTTGAGAAAGCTATGACTCCGGATAATATTGTTTATAATCCGGCTCCTGTTCCAGGTTTAGCTTTTGTTAAATGGTTTGAAAAAGAACATCCAAAAGTACATCAGCAAATGAAAGAAGGTGTTGAGGTTGGTTATAAAAAATATAGTAAAGCTTATAAAGAATATTTAAAAAAGAGCAACAGTAAGTAA
- a CDS encoding pseudouridine synthase, with translation MNSNKNSSRGRQEGKKSTPLSRKSKPVARKTPKKTFTKIKETPKASNDASGIRLNKYIANSGVCSRREADMYIEHGSVEVNGKLVTEMGYKVQPDDIVRFDGTSITPEQKRYILLNKPKNYITTMDDDRGRKTVMELIANASKERIYPVGRLDRNTTGLLLFTNDGDLAKKLTHPKHNVRKLYHASLDRKLELRDLEKLRGEVIIEGRKVFIDAVSYVDGQPKSEIGIEIHSGRNRIVRKIFEHVGYKVSKLDRVVFAELTKKNLPRGRWRELTNLEVTNLQIMK, from the coding sequence ATGAATTCAAATAAAAACTCGTCGAGAGGACGACAAGAAGGTAAAAAAAGTACTCCTTTAAGTAGAAAAAGCAAACCTGTAGCTAGAAAAACTCCAAAGAAAACTTTTACCAAAATTAAAGAAACTCCAAAGGCAAGTAATGACGCCTCAGGGATCCGTTTAAACAAATATATTGCAAATTCTGGAGTATGTTCTCGTAGAGAAGCAGATATGTATATAGAGCACGGTAGTGTAGAGGTAAATGGAAAGTTGGTGACAGAAATGGGATATAAAGTTCAGCCAGACGATATTGTTCGTTTTGATGGAACTTCTATTACACCAGAACAAAAAAGATATATTTTACTGAATAAGCCTAAGAACTACATTACCACAATGGATGATGATAGAGGTAGAAAAACAGTAATGGAATTGATTGCAAATGCATCTAAAGAAAGAATTTACCCTGTAGGTAGGTTAGATAGAAACACAACTGGTTTGTTGCTGTTTACAAATGATGGTGATTTAGCAAAGAAATTAACACACCCAAAACATAATGTTCGTAAACTATATCATGCATCTCTAGATAGAAAATTAGAGTTAAGAGATTTAGAGAAATTACGAGGGGAGGTTATTATTGAAGGTAGAAAAGTGTTTATCGATGCTGTTTCTTATGTAGATGGTCAACCGAAATCTGAAATTGGTATCGAAATCCATTCTGGTAGAAATAGAATTGTTCGTAAGATATTTGAACATGTTGGTTATAAAGTAAGCAAGCTAGATAGAGTTGTTTTTGCTGAATTAACTAAGAAAAACTTACCGAGAGGTAGGTGGAGAGAGTTAACTAATTTAGAGGTTACTAATCTTCAGATAATGAAATAG
- a CDS encoding VOC family protein produces MQPFIFNHIALSVKDVDTSIAFYQKVLQLKEIKNTASNSKTRWLSLGEGKQLHIIPRPDAIIKTNEAVHFALSTKDIATFILHLKELKIEYSDWIGTPNKDYVRNDGILQVYFQDPNGYWIEVNNDV; encoded by the coding sequence ATGCAACCTTTTATATTTAATCATATTGCCCTTTCTGTAAAAGATGTAGATACATCTATAGCGTTTTATCAAAAAGTACTACAACTAAAAGAGATTAAAAATACTGCCTCTAATTCAAAAACAAGATGGTTATCTCTTGGTGAAGGAAAACAACTTCATATAATTCCTCGTCCTGATGCGATCATTAAAACGAATGAAGCTGTGCACTTTGCTTTATCAACCAAGGATATTGCAACATTTATACTCCATTTAAAAGAATTAAAAATTGAGTATTCCGATTGGATCGGTACACCAAACAAAGATTATGTTAGAAATGATGGTATTCTACAGGTGTATTTTCAAGACCCAAACGGATATTGGATTGAAGTAAATAATGATGTCTAA
- a CDS encoding MotA/TolQ/ExbB proton channel family protein, producing the protein MTYITEGGTQFMIPLLILFFLTLFLIAKSFKVNSDKNRELIKSVSLFALVFGFFGLFLGLYQMFTVIAIANSVSHGVLAVGLKCAITATLFGFIIFLIGRLGVIALTWIKKE; encoded by the coding sequence ATGACTTACATAACCGAAGGAGGTACTCAATTTATGATCCCTTTATTAATTCTATTCTTTTTAACACTTTTTTTAATTGCAAAAAGTTTTAAAGTAAATTCAGATAAAAACAGAGAACTTATTAAATCTGTAAGTTTATTTGCGCTTGTTTTTGGTTTTTTTGGTCTTTTTCTCGGATTATACCAAATGTTTACTGTGATTGCAATAGCAAACAGTGTATCTCACGGTGTTTTAGCTGTGGGGTTAAAATGTGCAATTACAGCAACTTTATTTGGTTTTATCATTTTTCTTATTGGTAGATTAGGTGTAATTGCACTTACGTGGATTAAAAAAGAATAA
- a CDS encoding mevalonate kinase: MKGPLFYAKILLFGEYGIIKDSKGLAIPFNAYRGALKTSSDLSGKPKVSNQNLERFYKYLSSLETELVSFNLSSLKTDIENGMYFDSSIPQGYGVGSSGALVASIYDKYADNKITVLENLTREKLLRLKGVFSLMESFFHGKSSGLDPLNSYLSLPILINSKDNVEPAGIPSQKQGKGAVFLLDSEQIGETEPMVNIFMNKMKNEGFRKMISEEFATTTDACIEDFLGGNVKSLFGNVKSLSKIVLKNFKPMIPDAFHKVWENGIKTNDYYLKLCGSGGGGYILGFTEDYEKAQKSLKDYKLELVYRF, translated from the coding sequence ATGAAAGGACCATTATTTTATGCTAAAATCCTTCTCTTCGGAGAATACGGAATTATAAAAGATTCTAAAGGTTTGGCAATTCCGTTTAACGCATACAGAGGAGCTTTAAAAACTTCATCAGATTTATCTGGAAAACCTAAAGTTTCCAACCAAAATTTAGAACGTTTTTATAAATATTTATCTTCTCTAGAAACAGAGTTAGTTTCGTTTAATTTATCTAGTCTTAAAACAGATATTGAAAACGGAATGTATTTCGATTCTTCAATTCCACAAGGTTATGGAGTTGGTAGTTCTGGCGCTTTAGTGGCGTCTATTTATGATAAATATGCGGATAATAAAATAACAGTTTTAGAAAATTTAACAAGAGAAAAATTGTTAAGATTAAAAGGAGTTTTTTCTTTAATGGAATCTTTTTTTCATGGTAAAAGTTCTGGTTTAGATCCTTTAAATAGTTACTTAAGTTTGCCAATTTTAATCAACTCTAAAGACAATGTAGAGCCAGCGGGTATTCCTTCTCAAAAACAAGGAAAAGGTGCTGTTTTCTTGTTAGATTCTGAGCAAATAGGAGAAACGGAGCCTATGGTTAACATCTTTATGAATAAGATGAAAAACGAAGGTTTTAGAAAAATGATCAGCGAAGAATTTGCAACTACTACAGACGCTTGTATCGAGGATTTCTTAGGAGGAAACGTGAAATCTTTATTTGGAAATGTAAAATCATTATCCAAGATAGTTTTAAAGAACTTTAAACCGATGATTCCTGATGCTTTTCATAAAGTTTGGGAAAATGGAATTAAAACAAATGATTATTACCTGAAACTTTGTGGTTCTGGTGGTGGTGGTTATATTTTAGGTTTTACTGAAGATTATGAAAAAGCTCAAAAAAGTCTTAAAGATTATAAGTTAGAGTTGGTTTATAGATTCTAA
- a CDS encoding NAD(P)/FAD-dependent oxidoreductase has translation MSKVIIIGGGAAGYFTAINAKENNPELDITILEKGKDVLQKVKISGGGRCNVTHACFIPKDLTEFYPRGKKELLGPFHQFMTGDTFEWFENRGVPLKIEDDNRVFPEANTSQAIIDCFQNAVDNLGIKVLTNCGVNSVSQQDNKWIINTKEQVFEADKLVIAAGSSKKVWELCQTLDHSVVEPVPSLFTFNINDKRLVDLLGTSVPNATVTISGTKLEASGPLLITHWGMSGPAVLKLSAFGARILADKNYQYNVEVNWLSRPTDKVLNVLLNLKKKEPRKTAILKSPFAEVSKRLWERFVLAAGISATQNWADLNNNQLEGLANQLTKGVFNANGRTTFKDEFVTAGGIDLKEINFKRFESKKHQNLFFVGEVLNIDAVTGGFNFQNAWTSGFICANALAED, from the coding sequence ATGAGTAAAGTAATAATTATTGGAGGAGGAGCAGCAGGATATTTTACAGCGATAAACGCTAAAGAAAATAACCCTGAATTAGATATTACAATTCTCGAAAAAGGAAAAGACGTTTTACAAAAGGTGAAAATTTCTGGAGGTGGAAGATGTAATGTTACACACGCATGTTTTATTCCAAAGGACTTAACAGAATTCTATCCAAGAGGAAAAAAAGAATTGTTAGGGCCTTTTCACCAGTTTATGACAGGCGATACTTTTGAATGGTTCGAAAACAGAGGAGTTCCTTTAAAAATAGAAGACGATAATCGTGTTTTTCCAGAAGCAAATACAAGTCAGGCAATTATAGATTGTTTTCAAAATGCTGTTGATAACTTAGGAATTAAAGTGTTAACAAACTGTGGTGTAAATTCGGTTTCTCAACAAGATAATAAATGGATTATCAACACAAAAGAACAAGTTTTTGAAGCTGATAAATTAGTGATCGCTGCAGGAAGTTCTAAAAAAGTATGGGAATTATGCCAAACATTAGATCATAGCGTTGTAGAACCAGTTCCGTCTTTATTTACCTTTAATATTAACGATAAAAGATTGGTAGATTTATTAGGAACTTCTGTGCCAAATGCTACAGTTACCATTTCTGGAACAAAATTAGAAGCATCCGGACCTTTGTTAATTACACATTGGGGAATGAGTGGTCCCGCGGTTTTAAAATTATCCGCCTTTGGCGCAAGAATTTTGGCTGATAAAAATTATCAATATAACGTAGAGGTAAACTGGTTGTCTAGACCAACCGATAAAGTTTTAAATGTTCTTTTAAATTTAAAAAAGAAAGAACCTAGAAAAACGGCTATTTTAAAATCTCCTTTTGCTGAGGTTTCTAAAAGATTGTGGGAGCGTTTTGTGCTTGCAGCAGGAATTAGTGCAACTCAGAATTGGGCAGATTTAAATAATAATCAATTAGAAGGTTTAGCAAACCAATTGACAAAAGGTGTTTTTAATGCCAACGGAAGAACTACTTTTAAAGATGAATTTGTAACTGCTGGAGGAATCGATTTAAAAGAAATTAACTTTAAACGCTTTGAAAGTAAGAAACACCAAAATCTATTTTTTGTTGGTGAAGTTTTAAATATTGATGCTGTTACTGGAGGTTTCAATTTCCAAAATGCGTGGACAAGTGGTTTTATTTGTGCAAATGCTTTGGCAGAAGATTAA
- a CDS encoding diphosphomevalonate/mevalonate 3,5-bisphosphate decarboxylase family protein codes for MDTAQFISKSNNNSVEKASFTWQTPSNIALVKYWGKSNPQIPKNASISFTLNNCHTITTIDFEKKVKSEIVDFDLFFEGKQKDAFKPKIAEFFTRIQEYCPYIFDYKMIINSENSFPHSSGIASSASGLSAIAMCLMSLEAELNPDLSVEEINKKASFLARLGSGSASRSIEGPMVVWGNHPEIEGSSDLYGVQFPYKLHTVFHNYQDAILLVDKGEKQVSSTVGHNLMHEHPYAESRFTQANDNLSKISEILQNGDIKAFVSLVESEALTLHAMMMTSNPYFILMKPNTLEIINKIWEYRTENDSNICFTLDAGANVHVLYPEVEKEKVNQFIDKELSKYCQKNQYIYDSVGFGANKK; via the coding sequence TTGGATACAGCACAATTTATTTCGAAATCAAATAACAATTCGGTAGAAAAAGCAAGCTTTACTTGGCAAACACCAAGTAATATTGCGTTGGTAAAATATTGGGGAAAGAGCAATCCGCAAATACCAAAAAACGCTTCTATTAGTTTTACATTAAACAATTGTCATACAATTACTACGATTGATTTTGAGAAAAAAGTAAAGTCGGAAATAGTAGATTTCGATTTGTTTTTCGAAGGAAAACAAAAAGATGCATTCAAACCAAAAATTGCAGAATTTTTCACAAGAATACAAGAATATTGTCCTTATATTTTTGATTATAAAATGATAATTAATTCGGAAAATTCTTTTCCACACTCTAGCGGAATCGCATCATCTGCAAGCGGATTAAGTGCCATTGCTATGTGTTTAATGAGTTTAGAGGCTGAATTAAATCCTGATTTATCAGTAGAAGAAATTAATAAAAAAGCTTCTTTTTTAGCACGTTTAGGATCTGGAAGTGCCAGTAGAAGTATAGAAGGGCCAATGGTTGTTTGGGGAAATCACCCAGAAATAGAAGGAAGTTCAGATTTGTATGGCGTACAATTTCCATACAAATTACATACTGTTTTTCATAATTATCAAGATGCTATTTTGTTAGTAGACAAAGGCGAAAAACAAGTTTCTAGTACAGTTGGTCATAATTTAATGCATGAGCATCCGTATGCAGAAAGTCGTTTTACACAAGCAAATGATAACTTGAGTAAGATATCAGAAATTTTACAAAACGGAGATATAAAAGCATTCGTCAGTTTGGTAGAAAGTGAAGCATTAACGTTGCATGCAATGATGATGACAAGCAATCCGTATTTTATTTTGATGAAACCAAATACCTTAGAAATTATCAATAAAATTTGGGAATATAGAACCGAAAATGATAGCAATATCTGTTTTACCTTAGATGCTGGTGCAAATGTGCATGTGTTGTATCCTGAGGTAGAAAAAGAAAAAGTGAATCAATTTATAGATAAAGAACTTTCTAAATACTGCCAAAAAAATCAGTATATTTATGACTCTGTGGGGTTTGGAGCTAATAAGAAATAG